A section of the Pedobacter sp. HDW13 genome encodes:
- a CDS encoding GDSL-type esterase/lipase family protein has translation MKKILTCLALLLFSASFLYAQSEKRNLNIVFIGNSITQGVQLANVVEAPPANAVAYLLKQKGIGEVNFSNQGHSGYTTFDFLPAETRTFTKIEEAASAFTDKEALLIFSVKLGTNDSAIQGPHGSPVSAERYIENVKIIVDKLLAGFPKAVVVLQHPIWYSPNTYNSSKYLQEGLSRLQSYIPKIDSLAKSYQLTNPKHVFVGDKKAFTYFKKHHLTELIPEKGQAGTFYLHPNKLGAASLGRFWANAIGNIVRKNF, from the coding sequence ATGAAGAAAATACTGACCTGTTTAGCTTTGTTATTATTTAGCGCATCGTTTTTATATGCGCAAAGCGAAAAACGAAACCTGAATATTGTTTTTATTGGTAACAGTATAACTCAGGGGGTACAATTGGCTAATGTTGTAGAAGCTCCGCCAGCTAACGCTGTTGCCTATTTGCTTAAACAAAAAGGAATAGGAGAGGTTAATTTCAGTAACCAGGGGCATAGCGGGTATACTACTTTCGATTTTTTACCTGCTGAAACACGCACGTTTACTAAAATAGAGGAGGCTGCAAGTGCTTTTACAGATAAAGAAGCACTGCTTATTTTTTCTGTGAAACTCGGCACGAACGATAGTGCAATACAAGGGCCCCATGGTTCACCCGTATCTGCAGAACGCTATATTGAAAATGTGAAAATTATTGTCGATAAATTGCTTGCCGGTTTTCCTAAAGCTGTAGTGGTATTGCAGCATCCAATATGGTATAGCCCAAATACCTACAATAGTTCTAAATACCTGCAGGAAGGTTTATCTCGGTTGCAAAGTTATATTCCAAAAATAGATAGTCTGGCTAAAAGTTATCAGTTAACTAATCCAAAACATGTGTTTGTTGGAGATAAAAAAGCATTTACCTATTTTAAGAAACACCACTTAACTGAACTGATACCTGAGAAAGGACAGGCAGGCACTTTTTACTTGCATCCAAATAAATTAGGGGCAGCATCATTAGGCCGCTTCTGGGCTAATGCAATAGGAAATATAGTACGCAAGAATTTTTAG
- a CDS encoding ATP-binding protein: MSVSVNITSKGIQKVLKNYNEKQAIAEYIWNGFDANADTIKLDYVANALGHLESLDIADNGYGINFDRLQKKFDPFFESEKAIQIIAPKHTSKMHGRNGVGRLTFFTFAHNATWRTTYQTENGFRHGEIYISTGGLNSYSHDFTAPPTANAQTGTVVSFSNLRIGQQDLEETVIPFLINEFCWFIELNKHKNYSLIVNGTPLNFNDNIKSLEEFNIFYPDTAVNFKIKYVHWKDNLHRELSKYYFLAGGEEVYKDYTTLNKKSDDYFHSIYIDSDFFRHFDFKSFENEGQVAIFGAAKSSAEYRFLIKELTEYLKSKRKPFLKEYASRLIDAYEQEDVFPVYATEREKQQRKPELINLIKAIYEAEPKLFGSLNTGQKRTLVRLMDLLLVSNQRDQIFELFNSMIDLETEEKEALLSIIKKMESQEH; this comes from the coding sequence ATGTCGGTAAGTGTTAACATCACCTCAAAGGGTATTCAAAAAGTATTAAAAAACTATAATGAAAAACAAGCCATTGCAGAGTACATCTGGAACGGTTTTGATGCCAATGCAGATACCATTAAACTGGATTATGTAGCCAATGCGTTAGGCCATTTAGAAAGTTTGGATATTGCTGACAATGGTTATGGAATAAATTTCGATCGTTTGCAAAAGAAGTTCGATCCGTTTTTTGAATCGGAGAAAGCCATACAGATTATTGCGCCAAAACACACATCTAAAATGCATGGACGTAACGGTGTGGGGAGGCTTACCTTTTTTACATTTGCCCATAATGCTACCTGGCGTACAACTTACCAGACCGAAAATGGATTCAGGCATGGAGAAATATATATCAGTACAGGCGGGCTTAACAGTTATAGTCACGATTTTACCGCTCCACCGACTGCTAATGCCCAAACAGGTACGGTGGTTTCTTTTTCCAATTTGCGCATTGGGCAACAGGATTTGGAAGAAACTGTGATTCCTTTCCTAATCAATGAATTCTGCTGGTTCATTGAGCTGAATAAGCATAAAAACTATTCGCTTATTGTAAATGGTACCCCTCTTAATTTTAACGATAACATTAAAAGTTTAGAGGAGTTTAATATTTTTTATCCCGATACGGCTGTTAACTTTAAGATTAAATATGTGCATTGGAAAGATAACCTGCACAGGGAGCTATCTAAGTATTATTTTTTGGCAGGGGGAGAAGAAGTATATAAAGATTACACTACGCTCAATAAAAAAAGTGATGATTATTTCCATAGTATTTATATCGACAGCGATTTCTTTCGCCATTTTGATTTTAAAAGCTTTGAAAATGAAGGTCAGGTGGCCATATTTGGCGCTGCAAAATCGTCGGCTGAATACCGCTTTCTGATTAAAGAACTTACTGAGTACTTAAAAAGTAAGCGAAAACCTTTTTTAAAGGAATATGCAAGTAGATTAATTGATGCCTATGAGCAGGAAGATGTATTTCCGGTATATGCCACAGAAAGAGAAAAACAACAGCGAAAACCCGAGTTGATTAATTTAATTAAGGCTATTTACGAAGCCGAACCTAAATTATTTGGTAGCTTAAATACCGGGCAGAAAAGAACGTTGGTAAGATTAATGGATCTTTTGCTTGTTTCTAACCAGCGCGATCAGATTTTTGAGCTCTTTAATAGTATGATTGACCTCGAAACAGAGGAAAAGGAAGCACTTTTAAGTATTATAAAAAAAATGGAATCGCAGGAGCATTAA
- a CDS encoding 7TM diverse intracellular signaling domain-containing protein codes for MRAIFIIVACCIVSGLCVAQPVIKVEGQNFINLGKSAYFWRDTTGKTPFETVEKFNSKRFSPGKSPVFNGGTDGHVWWMKLRFSRKPETVPYLFIDYASIDTLCLFYRDTLGNVQHVHSGMLGLKQNDAVLGTGYIFPLQQAKGPVSEIYIRMQTMNTLLVPFKLITEPVLNRALTKEYSAQLIYVGIALMIIIFHLFMFVMTRSKLFALYMARVVLLFFITMVCYLQGYGLMLGLPAARFIFLHAHFFIALGYICTILFNSYFLKLKRQLPFLHKIFKILSMAWGIILICSLWDARSITNALTQLLFLITSLLFLFSSIKVIVIRGYAKTAPFISFYVLGWIPVALVSIYLVLSLMAIIPFQSYTFNLLTFAAIIEGILISLGLFGQRLRLLSRHNAHFRRQRILLQEQMEGYKKQLSEKKMAPTVHLSLKELTNLAQTKDPSFMERFRESEAGFIKELLQLSPQLLTAELELCAYMRLNFDTKEIARACRLSVRAVESRKYRVRKKLGIDAEANLQTWILDLARTS; via the coding sequence ATGAGGGCCATATTTATTATTGTTGCTTGCTGTATAGTAAGCGGCCTATGTGTTGCACAGCCCGTGATAAAGGTTGAAGGGCAAAACTTCATCAATTTAGGTAAATCGGCTTATTTTTGGCGCGATACTACCGGAAAAACCCCTTTCGAAACGGTAGAAAAGTTTAATTCCAAACGGTTTAGTCCAGGAAAATCGCCTGTTTTTAACGGCGGAACCGATGGTCATGTATGGTGGATGAAATTACGTTTCAGCCGAAAGCCAGAAACCGTACCCTATCTTTTTATTGATTATGCCAGTATTGATACGCTGTGCTTATTTTACCGCGATACTTTGGGCAATGTACAGCATGTACACTCGGGCATGCTTGGTTTAAAACAAAATGATGCCGTGCTGGGCACAGGATATATATTTCCATTACAACAAGCCAAAGGGCCAGTAAGCGAAATTTACATCCGAATGCAGACCATGAATACGCTGCTGGTACCATTTAAATTAATTACCGAACCTGTATTAAACCGTGCATTAACTAAGGAGTATAGTGCGCAGTTAATTTATGTAGGTATTGCACTCATGATCATCATTTTCCATTTGTTTATGTTTGTAATGACGCGGAGTAAGCTTTTTGCCCTTTACATGGCGCGCGTAGTATTGCTTTTCTTCATTACCATGGTCTGCTATCTTCAGGGCTATGGCCTGATGCTTGGTTTACCCGCAGCCCGGTTTATTTTTTTGCATGCGCATTTCTTTATTGCACTTGGCTATATCTGTACCATTCTTTTTAACAGTTATTTTTTAAAACTAAAAAGGCAACTTCCGTTTTTGCATAAAATATTCAAAATACTGAGTATGGCATGGGGCATAATTTTAATCTGCTCGCTTTGGGATGCCAGAAGTATTACGAATGCGCTCACCCAGCTTTTATTTCTAATTACCTCACTGCTTTTTTTATTTAGCAGTATAAAAGTTATTGTGATACGCGGCTATGCCAAAACGGCCCCTTTTATTAGTTTTTATGTTTTAGGATGGATCCCTGTAGCACTGGTTTCTATTTATCTTGTATTAAGTTTAATGGCCATCATTCCTTTTCAGTCTTATACCTTTAACCTGCTTACTTTTGCAGCCATAATTGAAGGGATATTAATTAGTTTGGGGCTGTTCGGACAAAGATTGCGCCTGCTTTCACGTCATAATGCACACTTTCGCCGCCAACGTATTCTTTTACAAGAACAAATGGAAGGCTACAAAAAGCAGCTAAGCGAAAAAAAGATGGCTCCCACTGTACATTTATCACTTAAGGAGTTGACTAATCTGGCACAAACAAAAGATCCGTCATTTATGGAAAGATTCCGTGAAAGCGAAGCTGGGTTTATAAAAGAGCTTTTACAGCTTTCGCCACAGCTTCTTACAGCCGAACTTGAATTGTGTGCTTACATGCGGTTAAATTTTGACACCAAAGAAATTGCACGGGCCTGCCGCTTAAGTGTTCGTGCAGTAGAAAGCCGAAAATACCGTGTACGTAAGAAATTAGGTATCGATGCTGAGGCGAATTTGCAAACTTGGATACTTGATCTGGCTAGAACGTCCTAA